One window of the Rhipicephalus sanguineus isolate Rsan-2018 chromosome 2, BIME_Rsan_1.4, whole genome shotgun sequence genome contains the following:
- the LOC119381293 gene encoding uncharacterized protein LOC119381293, which produces MKRASILRNLRKTNHIREHLVISYRNFNATLNDSRLDEILNHTGIFLDFADKVADSDLTPVTFNDSTKFFEFTPSLSKERWRAILNRYIKKPIESYSGVTIHGVDYFKAVFEMHKNGEDVMNDIVETVAVQNLVPFTSMDMIDSFHRGQGEESSMALKHTCFELLYPSFGYVVNEQLLHNLEQTKRHARELAETIRATFINSVTESSKNQTVPIGDDSAPKSNHTLEIVFGNLDRSVPSMFPPPYKNYPNITEDPLQNWVNIDRYYSELSSVPKNTFIKYSEADYGTFINFEMMLHYLMFPFAGDDAHVGVFTGGIGLKFAATIFYQLVEEAGDAAAGQIYKRNHQCLELEGSEVDKDLQGAVAAVPVTQRLYSRMREEDDYKKLLGGIQLFTEEQVPFAAGCYLLCGETRGTTLCNMPLMHSADFARAFGCSDHAIMNPRKKCAMVTHT; this is translated from the exons ATGAAAAGGGCAAGCATATTGCGCAATCTCCGAAAGACGAACCATATTCGTGAACACCTAGTCATCTCGTACCGCAATTTCAACGCTACGCTCAACGACAGCCGCTTGGATGAAATTCTGAACCATACGGGCATATTCCTAGACTTCGCCGACAAGGTGGCAGACTCGGACCTGACACCAGTTACGTTCAACGACAGCACCAAATTTTTCGAGTTCACGCCATCGTTGTCGAAGGAAAG GTGGCGTGCGATTCTTAATCGGTACATCAAGAAACCTATAGAGTCGTACTCCGGCGTTACGATACACGGCGTCGACTATTTCAAAGCAGTTTTTGAGATGCACAAGAATGGCGAAGACGTCATGAACGACATCGTCGAAACAGTGGCCGTCCAGAACCTTGTACCATTCACAAGCATGGATATGATTGACAGCTTCCACAGAGGCCAGGGAGAAGAGTCCAGCATGGCTCTCAAGCACACCTGTTTCGAGTTATTGTACCCCAGTTTCGGTTACGTTGTGAACGAGCAGTTACTGCATAACCTAGAGCAGACGAAGCGACATGCCAGAGAACTCGCTGAAACCATCCGAGCTACGTTTATAAATTCAGTCACAGAATCGTCAAAAAACCAAACCGTGCCGATCGGCGACGATTCTGCACCAAAAAGCAATCACACGCTGGAAATTGTTTTCGGCAACCTCGACAGGTCGGTGCCTTCTATGTTTCCGCCGCCGTACAAAAACTATCCAAACATAACCGAAGATCCTCTGCAAAACTGGGTGAACATTGATCGATACTATTCTGAACTTTCCTCGGTACCGAAAAATACCTTCATTAAATACAGCGAGGCCGACTACGGGACATTCATAAACTTTGAAATGATGCTACACTACCTGATGTTTCCATTTGCGGGTGACGACGCGCACGTAGGCGTTTTCACAGGAGGCATTGGTCTAAAGTTTGCGGCGACGATTTTCTACCAACTTGTTGAGGAGGCCGGTGACGCCGCGGCTGGGCAGATATACAAGCGAAATCACCAATGTTTGGAGCTCGAAGGAAGCGAAGTCGACAAAGACCTGCAGGGCGCCGTTGCAGCGGTACCGGTAACTCAGAGACTATACTCGAGGATGCGCGAGGAAGACGACTACAAGAAACTTCTCGGGGGCATCCAGTTGTTCACTGAGGAACAGGTGCCGTTTGCGGCCGGCTGCTACCTTCTGTGCGGCGAGACGAGGGGTACGACTCTCTGCAACATGCCACTCATGCATAGCGCAGACTTTGCCAGAGCATTCGGCTGTTCCGATCACGCAATTATGAACCCGCGAAAAAAATGTGCAATGGTGACGCACACATAA